The Juglans regia cultivar Chandler chromosome 2, Walnut 2.0, whole genome shotgun sequence genome includes a window with the following:
- the LOC109013310 gene encoding LON peptidase N-terminal domain and RING finger protein 1-like: protein MSGEVSSSSAFMDGLDDVEDYVRANEGGGPVQWDSFNHIFDLVQNGNKAFRDNRFEEAINCYSKANNIKPGDPIILGNRSAAYIRISQFLKHRSPSASEYRPLNGMDPTIHAELALKDAEKLNNLRSNLVKSYILKANALILLEKYETARDVILSGLQVDPFSNSLRASLQNLERMSTSLLGRRNYVTPERTDEFDCTLCLKLLYEPITTPCGHSFCRSCLFQSMDRSNKCPLCRTVLFVSPRTCAISVTLNNIIQKNFPEEYAERKSEHDSLTNLGVDLMPLFVMDVVIPGQKFPLHIFEPRYRLMVRRIMEGNHRMGMVINDSTTGSIADFACEVEITECEPLPDGRFYLEVESRRRFRIIRSWDQDGYRVAKVEWVQDIYPAEGTREREELQELTNNAAEYAQSWIRSAINAPRQDSRRLERLCNLEAMMPAPQDPERFSFWLTTLANRRPQERLDLLRIRDTRERIRRGLIYLRAEEQSCRVQ from the exons ATGTCTGGCGAGGTTTCTTCGTCGTCCGCTTTTATGGATGGCCTCGACGACGTGGAGGACTACGTTCGG GCAAATGAAGGAGGTGGACCGGTGCAATGGGATagttttaatcatatttttgacCTTGTACAGAATGGAAACAAAGCATTTCGAGACAACCGTTTTGAAGAG GCAATCAATTGTTACTCAAAAGCCAATAACATTAAACCAGGTGATCCTATTATCCTTGGGAACCGAAGTGCTGCTTATATCag GATTAGCCAATTCCTGAAACACAGATCACCATCAGCTTCTGAATATAGACCATTGAATGGGATGGATCCTACAATACATGCCGAG CTTGCTTTGAAAGATGCTGAAAAGCTGAATAATCTCCGAAGTAATTTAGTAAAGTCATACATTCTAAAGGCCAATGCACTGATATTG CTGGAGAAGTATGAGACTGCCCGGGATGTCATTCTTTCAGGTCTTCAGGTTGATCCTTTTAG CAATTCTCTTCGTGCTTCACTTCAGAATTTGGAGAGGATGTCAACAAGTTTACTTGGGAGGAGAAACTATGTGACACCAGAACGGACTGATGAATTTGATTGCACGCTTTGCCTGAAGTTACTATATGAACCCATTACCACTCCGTGTGGGCATTCTTTTTGCCGTTCATGTCTGTTTCAGTCCATGGATCGTA GTAACAAATGCCCATTGTGCCGAACTGTTCTTTTTGTCAGTCCCAGAACATGTGCGATCAG TGTGACACTTAACAACATTATACAAAAGAACTTCCCGGAGGAATATGCTGAAAGGAAGTCAGAGCATGACAGTTTGACAAACCTTGGTGTTGATTTGATGCCTCTTTTTGTCATGGATGTCGTCATTCCAGGTCAAAAGTTCCCACTCCACATTTTTGAACCCCGGTACCGGCTTATG GTGAGGAGAATAATGGAAGGAAACCATCGGATGGGAATG GTTATCAATGATTCTACAACAGGTTCCATAGCTGATTTTGCTTGTGAAGTAGAGATTACTGA ATGTGAGCCACTTCCAGATGGACGATTCTATCTAGAG GTTGAAAGTCGACGAAGATTTCGCATAATCCGCTCTTGGGATCAAGATGG TTATCGTGTTGCAAAGGTTGAATGGGTGCAGGATATCTATCCAGCTGAAGGaacaagagaaagagaagag TTGCAGGAATTAACAAATAATGCAGCAGAGTATGCTCAATCATGGATAAGGAGTGCAATTAATGCACCACGGCAAG ATTCGAGAAGACTTGAAAGACTCTGTAACTTAGAAGCCATGATGCCTGCACCACAAGATCCAGAGCGCTTCAGTTTCTGG CTTACTACCCTGGCAAACCGGAGGCCTCAAGAAAGATTAGATCTCCTGCGCATAAGAGATACGAGAGAG